Proteins from a single region of Maledivibacter sp.:
- a CDS encoding ABC transporter permease has product MKLTTLAISNIKRNLKKYVMYFFSLSFSVFTAYTFFALMQNEYVSMAFTYDFRYKTMLKSFGIIIIVFVMFFLISSNRSFIRARKKEISTYSLLGMTNGRIGRLLFLETMIVGIMALLIGIAAGIFLSKLIAMILLNISLASFTGNIKFTIAPRAAYITAMIFIGIFSIMGLSGFIVINKFELVDLFKAHRMSEGKSRGSVIALIISLLLIGSGYYLASRPNPVTVVKSAIPILILVISGTYLFFWGGLPKVLSLMKNSKNNYYKGVNLISISIFSHRMRSIGLVMATIAVLSAVATTAIATGYTLYYNIENNVYEQLGYDMYFYGGQEQVLEEVEAAFERHGNKVIEQFTTQRYTCPSTIEVSRVKDSYFKITKDDYFRVYSESMYNKLMSLTRCDHNPAKIKSGEAIYVYPFLADRIGNAMIGQSLNYTDKQLTITQTIKSDMLSFGAIHMIIISDNDFDKLLEKGDITDKDGVDHFYDKVTVFKYERPLSSPKLNKELTDILSGKVGSFRTAYRLYDESLQIFGLVCFIGFFMGVVFILMTASLLYFKQVMAAEEERHQYRILRKIGMNEVTEKIVIAKRLIPVFAVPLLVGIVHSIFAMKSADTMVFSNMISVENSYARVLMCSFVMYGIYAVVYSIFYFITQRQYSRIVK; this is encoded by the coding sequence ATGAAGCTGACCACATTAGCTATCTCCAATATAAAAAGGAATCTAAAAAAATATGTCATGTATTTCTTCTCATTAAGCTTTAGTGTGTTTACTGCATATACATTTTTTGCCTTGATGCAAAATGAATATGTATCCATGGCGTTCACATATGATTTTAGATATAAAACCATGCTTAAAAGCTTTGGTATCATTATAATAGTATTTGTAATGTTCTTTTTGATAAGCTCCAATAGGAGCTTTATTAGAGCTAGAAAGAAAGAAATCTCAACATATTCACTTTTAGGAATGACAAATGGTAGAATAGGAAGACTTTTATTTCTTGAAACTATGATAGTGGGAATTATGGCCCTACTAATAGGTATAGCAGCAGGAATATTTCTGTCAAAGCTTATAGCCATGATTCTATTGAATATTTCTCTAGCATCCTTTACGGGCAATATAAAATTTACTATTGCTCCTAGGGCAGCTTATATTACAGCTATGATATTTATAGGGATATTTTCCATTATGGGATTGTCAGGATTCATAGTTATAAATAAATTTGAACTGGTAGATTTATTTAAGGCCCATAGGATGTCAGAGGGAAAATCTAGGGGCTCAGTCATAGCACTTATTATATCACTGTTACTGATTGGATCGGGCTATTATTTGGCTTCAAGGCCTAATCCGGTGACCGTTGTGAAATCGGCTATTCCCATACTTATATTAGTTATAAGTGGAACATATCTATTCTTTTGGGGGGGATTACCTAAGGTACTGAGCCTCATGAAAAATAGCAAAAATAATTATTATAAAGGAGTAAATCTAATCTCGATCTCCATATTTTCACATAGGATGAGATCCATAGGTCTTGTCATGGCCACGATAGCAGTTTTATCAGCTGTTGCTACAACGGCAATCGCCACGGGATATACTTTATATTATAATATCGAGAACAATGTCTACGAGCAATTGGGCTATGATATGTATTTCTATGGGGGGCAGGAACAAGTATTGGAGGAGGTAGAGGCTGCCTTTGAAAGACATGGCAATAAAGTCATTGAACAGTTTACTACCCAGAGATATACATGCCCATCAACTATTGAGGTTTCTCGGGTTAAAGATTCATATTTTAAAATAACTAAGGATGATTATTTTAGAGTATATTCTGAATCAATGTATAACAAGCTTATGTCCTTGACTAGATGTGATCACAATCCTGCTAAGATTAAATCCGGTGAGGCCATATATGTCTATCCCTTTTTAGCTGATAGAATAGGGAATGCAATGATTGGTCAGAGCCTTAATTATACAGATAAACAATTAACTATTACACAGACTATAAAGTCAGACATGTTATCCTTTGGGGCAATTCATATGATTATTATCAGCGATAATGATTTTGATAAGCTTCTAGAAAAAGGTGATATAACCGACAAAGATGGTGTAGATCATTTCTATGACAAGGTAACGGTATTTAAATATGAAAGGCCTTTGAGTTCACCAAAGTTGAATAAAGAATTAACTGACATATTGTCTGGCAAAGTAGGTAGTTTTAGAACCGCATATAGGCTTTATGATGAATCCTTACAAATCTTTGGGTTGGTGTGCTTTATAGGTTTCTTTATGGGGGTCGTATTTATACTGATGACAGCTAGCCTACTATACTTTAAACAGGTTATGGCGGCAGAGGAAGAGAGACATCAGTATAGAATCCTTAGAAAGATTGGAATGAATGAAGTGACAGAGAAGATAGTAATAGCAAAGAGATTGATACCAGTATTTGCGGTGCCTTTGCTGGTCGGCATTGTACATAGTATATTTGCCATGAAATCCGCCGATACAATGGTCTTTTCAAATATGATATCAGTAGAAAATTCCTATGCCAGGGTACTTATGTGTTCCTTTGTAATGTATGGAATATATGCTGTAGTCTATAGTATATTCTATTTTATTACTCAAAGGCAGTATTCAAGGATAGTAAAATAG
- a CDS encoding N-acetylmuramoyl-L-alanine amidase codes for MRVNSKNIYISNKKRFYRSIFILTVLIITITVFIFIKCSSDHIFTICIDPGHGGYDTGAVNETYNVYEKDIVLDVSLRLGELLKKKDVKVIYTRKKDKVPWKNQRESLEGRCKISNKYNADIFISIHANNFPKSKDVKGTEVWCRFKDTEAEVLANGISNGLSDIGYTRNRGLRYETDKGLYVLRNTNSTSILVELGYLSNPEDLMFLMSEDGKNQCAEAMTKAVMNYYSTKND; via the coding sequence ATGAGGGTGAATTCTAAGAATATATATATATCCAATAAAAAACGTTTCTATAGGAGTATATTTATACTCACGGTATTAATTATCACTATAACTGTTTTTATTTTTATAAAATGTTCATCGGATCATATTTTTACTATTTGTATAGACCCTGGACATGGTGGATACGATACCGGTGCAGTCAATGAAACCTATAATGTTTACGAAAAAGACATAGTATTAGATGTTTCATTAAGATTAGGCGAGCTTCTAAAGAAAAAAGATGTAAAGGTTATATATACTCGCAAAAAGGATAAAGTCCCTTGGAAAAATCAAAGGGAATCATTAGAAGGCAGATGTAAAATATCTAATAAATATAATGCTGATATTTTCATATCCATACATGCTAACAATTTTCCAAAATCCAAGGACGTCAAGGGTACCGAGGTATGGTGCAGGTTTAAAGATACCGAAGCAGAAGTCCTTGCTAATGGAATCAGCAACGGTCTTTCAGATATAGGTTATACGAGGAATAGGGGCTTAAGGTATGAAACGGATAAGGGGCTTTATGTCTTAAGAAATACTAACTCAACTTCAATACTGGTTGAATTGGGCTATTTGAGTAACCCAGAGGATTTAATGTTTCTAATGTCAGAAGATGGTAAAAATCAGTGTGCCGAGGCTATGACTAAGGCTGTTATGAATTATTATTCTACAAAGAATGATTAA
- a CDS encoding metallophosphatase family protein yields MDAEKIAIISDIKANKYALEAFIKYMEKDKEIEYVLNLGNFIQNGSNPCEVFDTIIVDKR; encoded by the coding sequence GTGGATGCAGAAAAGATAGCAATAATATCTGATATAAAGGCAAATAAATATGCATTGGAAGCATTTATAAAGTATATGGAGAAGGATAAAGAAATAGAGTATGTTCTGAATTTGGGGAATTTTATCCAAAACGGATCAAATCCTTGTGAGGTATTTGACACTATTATAGTGGATAAAAGATAG
- a CDS encoding sodium:alanine symporter family protein translates to MKDVIINAVNYLTGLLWGPFMLILLVGGGVFLTIRLKFIQITHFKYMWNQTFGSLFKRKLENNDDCDGSLTPFQAVTTALASTIGASNIVGVPVAIFFGGPGAVFWMWITAILGMITKYAEVVLGVIYREKNANGEFVGGPMYYLKNGLKSKFLGNLYAFLFMLTIVSGIMVQANSAAGSVSTLGINVYFSGGLITLLVGLIVVGGVKRVGKVSEKFVPFMASLYVLGCLIIIIANINQIPAVFALIFKTAFTGHAAIGGFAGSTLSICLRWGVARGAYSNEAGMGSAPIAHAAAKTDHPVRQGMWGMFSVFFDTLLICTMTAMVILTTGIWQNNDIVASGMTAEAFTSFYGEIGGGVVSFSVLLFVISTIYVILFYGERLAEYLFGKGFSLFMRYVYLVACFIGAIGGLKFVWVFLDLLFGLAVIPNMIGVLLLSGVVAAKTNEFFTSENYYLKDIKQKAYK, encoded by the coding sequence ATGAAGGATGTTATCATTAATGCTGTTAATTATCTCACTGGACTTTTATGGGGCCCATTTATGCTCATATTGCTGGTTGGCGGTGGTGTATTTTTAACCATCAGATTAAAGTTTATACAAATCACTCATTTTAAGTATATGTGGAATCAAACCTTTGGTTCTTTGTTTAAGAGAAAATTAGAAAACAATGATGATTGTGATGGCAGCTTAACTCCATTTCAAGCTGTTACAACAGCTTTAGCATCTACAATTGGTGCTTCAAATATAGTTGGAGTACCTGTAGCTATTTTCTTTGGAGGCCCTGGAGCAGTTTTCTGGATGTGGATTACAGCAATTCTTGGAATGATTACTAAGTACGCTGAAGTTGTTCTAGGTGTAATATATAGAGAAAAAAATGCAAATGGAGAATTTGTTGGAGGCCCAATGTACTATTTGAAAAATGGCCTCAAATCTAAGTTTCTAGGTAATCTATATGCATTCCTATTTATGCTAACTATAGTTTCAGGAATAATGGTTCAAGCTAATTCAGCAGCAGGTTCAGTATCCACTCTAGGTATAAATGTGTATTTTTCAGGTGGCCTAATAACTCTCTTAGTAGGATTAATCGTTGTAGGTGGAGTTAAAAGAGTTGGTAAGGTTTCTGAAAAATTTGTGCCATTTATGGCTTCTTTATATGTATTAGGATGCCTAATTATAATCATAGCTAATATCAATCAGATACCTGCTGTATTTGCTTTAATATTTAAGACCGCTTTCACTGGACACGCAGCGATAGGTGGATTTGCAGGAAGCACACTTTCTATATGCCTAAGGTGGGGAGTTGCTAGAGGAGCATATTCAAATGAAGCAGGTATGGGTAGCGCTCCAATAGCCCATGCAGCAGCAAAAACTGACCACCCAGTTAGACAAGGAATGTGGGGTATGTTTAGTGTATTCTTTGATACCTTGCTAATATGTACAATGACAGCAATGGTTATATTGACAACTGGTATATGGCAAAATAATGATATAGTTGCATCAGGAATGACAGCAGAAGCATTTACTAGTTTCTATGGTGAAATTGGTGGAGGAGTAGTTAGTTTTTCCGTACTTTTATTTGTTATATCAACTATTTATGTAATACTTTTCTACGGTGAGAGATTGGCAGAATATCTGTTTGGTAAAGGCTTTTCACTATTTATGAGATATGTATATCTTGTAGCGTGCTTCATAGGTGCAATTGGCGGACTTAAATTTGTATGGGTTTTCTTAGATTTACTATTTGGATTAGCAGTTATACCAAATATGATAGGTGTGTTACTTCTGTCAGGAGTCGTAGCAGCTAAAACCAATGAATTTTTTACTTCGGAAAATTATTATCTTAAGGATATTAAACAAAAAGCTTATAAATAG
- a CDS encoding ABC transporter ATP-binding protein → MEVLKVENIRKIYGSKKSTKRYVALNNISFDVEEGQFIGVMGPSGSGKTTLLNILGSIDKPTTGRFFMGDRDITAFNKKQLAKHRIENIGFIFQDYNLLETMTLKENIILPLALAGHEPKIMEEKLMEITKNVGIDKLLDKYPYEVSGGEQQRAAACRALITSPKIILADEPTGNLDSKSGKDLLGLLSYINNEYKTTILMVTHDVFAASYCHKIMFIRDGEIYNELYSGNNKKEFFDSIIDVMSVIGGE, encoded by the coding sequence ATGGAAGTACTAAAAGTAGAAAATATTAGAAAAATATATGGAAGCAAAAAAAGCACAAAGCGGTATGTGGCTTTAAATAACATAAGCTTCGATGTAGAGGAAGGTCAGTTCATCGGTGTAATGGGACCATCTGGTTCTGGTAAAACCACGCTGCTTAACATATTAGGAAGTATTGATAAACCCACAACGGGAAGGTTTTTTATGGGAGATAGAGATATAACGGCCTTCAATAAAAAGCAGCTTGCAAAGCATAGAATAGAGAATATAGGTTTTATTTTTCAGGACTATAATTTGTTGGAGACAATGACCTTAAAGGAGAATATAATACTGCCATTAGCATTGGCAGGTCATGAACCTAAAATCATGGAAGAAAAACTAATGGAAATCACCAAAAATGTGGGAATTGATAAGCTATTGGACAAATACCCCTATGAAGTATCGGGAGGAGAACAACAGCGTGCCGCTGCGTGTCGTGCTTTAATAACAAGTCCTAAAATCATATTAGCCGATGAACCTACGGGCAATTTAGATTCAAAATCTGGGAAGGATTTACTTGGATTGTTATCCTATATAAATAATGAATACAAAACTACAATACTTATGGTAACCCACGATGTTTTTGCCGCAAGCTATTGTCACAAAATAATGTTCATACGTGATGGAGAGATATATAATGAGTTGTATTCGGGAAATAATAAGAAGGAATTTTTTGACTCCATAATTGATGTTATGAGTGTGATTGGAGGTGAATAG
- a CDS encoding M48 family metallopeptidase, translating to MNVNIYDRQLICKIEYSRRKTIQIKLLPPDNVSIKAPYGFSNMEIKAFVEGKRNWIKKKLDFFEQHNIQVMDRKYVEGEKLLLYGDEYILSITENNHKKSSVALESHKLIVNSPSAKSELIKQVLEAFYRIKAKEIIFSLSLKYEGLLGLKPNMIRIKKQKKRWGSCSSKGNLNFNFKLAMAPIRVIDYVVLHEFCHLRHMNHSREFWNLVEEYMPDYLEKREWLRINGHRLEL from the coding sequence ATGAATGTAAATATATATGATCGTCAATTAATATGTAAAATAGAGTATAGCAGAAGAAAAACTATACAGATTAAGCTATTACCACCGGATAATGTTAGTATAAAAGCTCCCTATGGTTTTTCAAACATGGAGATAAAAGCATTTGTGGAGGGGAAGAGAAACTGGATTAAGAAGAAGCTTGATTTCTTTGAACAGCATAATATACAGGTTATGGATAGGAAATATGTAGAGGGAGAAAAGCTCCTTTTATATGGGGATGAATATATATTATCCATTACAGAAAATAATCATAAAAAATCCAGTGTAGCATTGGAATCACATAAGCTTATAGTAAATTCTCCATCGGCTAAATCTGAATTGATAAAACAAGTATTAGAAGCCTTTTATAGAATAAAGGCTAAAGAAATTATTTTTAGTCTTTCATTAAAGTACGAGGGCTTGTTAGGTTTAAAGCCCAATATGATCAGAATAAAAAAACAAAAAAAGAGATGGGGAAGCTGTAGCAGTAAGGGAAATCTTAACTTTAATTTTAAGCTAGCTATGGCACCAATAAGGGTAATAGATTATGTAGTATTACATGAATTTTGTCACCTAAGACATATGAACCATTCAAGGGAGTTTTGGAATTTAGTTGAGGAATATATGCCCGACTATTTGGAGAAAAGAGAATGGCTAAGGATCAATGGCCATAGGCTTGAGCTTTAG
- a CDS encoding DUF5698 domain-containing protein, which translates to MTRSVIFPLIGLFLITSFTNILATLKTILISKKIMNPVYLVVFIDAMIFATVVTKVTSSKGLHFTMAYALGRTMGVFIGSKLEERLALGILEVDIFLDNKNKMIKIAENLRDEGYTVNNFLARGNNGDRRYKVEVVIKRKEFKILEDIMDKYGVSNPTLKIKNLSKVNGKISTTRIKTT; encoded by the coding sequence ATGACAAGAAGTGTTATATTTCCACTGATAGGTTTATTTCTAATAACGTCATTTACCAATATCTTAGCAACTCTAAAAACTATATTGATATCAAAAAAAATTATGAACCCGGTTTATCTTGTAGTATTTATTGATGCTATGATTTTTGCAACAGTGGTTACTAAAGTAACTAGCTCAAAGGGACTTCATTTTACAATGGCATATGCTCTGGGGAGGACGATGGGAGTATTTATAGGTAGTAAGCTTGAAGAACGATTAGCCCTTGGTATTTTGGAAGTAGATATATTTTTAGATAATAAAAATAAAATGATCAAGATAGCAGAGAACCTGAGAGATGAAGGATATACAGTAAATAATTTTCTGGCACGAGGTAATAATGGGGATAGAAGGTACAAGGTTGAAGTGGTAATTAAAAGAAAAGAATTTAAAATACTTGAAGATATTATGGATAAATACGGTGTAAGTAATCCGACTTTAAAGATTAAAAATCTAAGTAAGGTAAATGGTAAAATAAGTACTACAAGAATCAAAACAACATAA
- a CDS encoding M20/M25/M40 family metallo-hydrolase gives MINSKLKEEIMELLLKTVEFQSHTGTKREREIENYLLDYISNIEYFKNRSTQYGLRKLDNDPLQRGFIWAYYKGTGSKTIILLNHHDVVDSFDYGSLSDIAYYPEKLKKQLIKLDFNKNIMDDLSSKDWLFGRGTADMKAGLAIQLSILKQICSSQRLASNILFVSVPDEESLSAGMRNCSKFLVELKEKLGFDYKLVINSEPHERSDKNSYRIYEGSVGKTMAFVYVRGKKTHIGDIFNGINPSLILSNILLKTEVNSKFSDKSCGQISPPPSWSFARDFKKRYDASVPLSAGGYLSFLTLNKTPKEILLKLKEICHDSLLESISQIKSNYTELYNKEFIGYRPKVKLYSELYDEAINNNKEKTIDDLNRVFSIVSKRINDSTLTIPESNFYIVEALLENIEDNNPTVIIGLSPPYYPHISNNIRGFKLDLNHLQSICSNYFSNNLQISEYFMGISDLSYLGLQDSDKVIPYIQQNMPLLLNNYYTIPLEEMKQLNLPVVNIGPWGQDYHKLTERVYLPDAIGQTPMLILETIKMI, from the coding sequence TTGATTAATAGTAAGTTAAAAGAGGAAATAATGGAATTATTACTGAAAACCGTTGAATTTCAAAGCCATACGGGAACTAAAAGGGAAAGAGAAATTGAAAATTATCTACTAGACTATATATCTAATATTGAATATTTTAAAAATCGGAGCACACAATATGGTTTAAGAAAATTGGACAATGATCCATTACAAAGAGGCTTTATATGGGCTTATTATAAAGGTACAGGATCTAAAACCATAATCTTACTTAACCATCATGATGTAGTAGATAGCTTTGATTACGGTTCACTGTCAGATATTGCTTACTATCCTGAAAAGCTCAAGAAACAATTAATCAAACTAGATTTCAACAAAAATATTATGGATGACTTATCCTCAAAGGATTGGCTTTTTGGCAGGGGAACTGCAGATATGAAAGCTGGTCTAGCTATACAGCTTTCAATCCTAAAACAGATTTGTTCATCGCAAAGGCTTGCTAGTAACATTCTGTTTGTTTCTGTTCCAGATGAAGAAAGTCTGTCGGCAGGAATGAGGAATTGCAGTAAATTTCTAGTCGAGTTAAAAGAAAAGCTTGGTTTTGACTATAAGCTTGTTATAAACTCTGAGCCCCATGAAAGATCTGATAAAAACAGCTATAGAATATATGAAGGATCAGTAGGCAAAACCATGGCCTTTGTATATGTCAGAGGCAAGAAAACTCATATAGGTGACATTTTTAATGGAATAAACCCAAGTCTAATTCTTTCCAACATATTGCTAAAAACCGAAGTGAATAGTAAGTTTAGTGATAAATCCTGTGGACAGATCTCCCCACCACCTTCATGGAGCTTTGCCAGAGACTTTAAGAAAAGATATGACGCATCAGTTCCTCTTTCTGCTGGAGGTTATTTAAGCTTTCTTACATTAAATAAAACACCTAAGGAAATATTACTGAAGTTGAAAGAAATATGTCATGATAGTTTACTTGAGTCTATCAGTCAAATTAAATCAAATTATACCGAGCTTTATAATAAAGAATTTATAGGTTACAGACCCAAAGTCAAACTCTATAGTGAATTATATGATGAAGCAATAAACAATAATAAAGAAAAGACAATTGATGATTTGAATAGAGTTTTCTCTATTGTATCAAAAAGAATAAATGATAGTACTTTAACAATTCCTGAGAGTAACTTTTATATAGTTGAAGCTCTTCTGGAAAACATAGAGGATAACAACCCTACAGTAATAATAGGTTTATCACCACCATATTATCCTCATATATCAAATAATATCAGAGGCTTTAAATTAGATTTGAACCACCTTCAAAGCATATGCTCAAATTATTTCTCTAATAATCTACAAATAAGTGAGTACTTTATGGGTATTTCGGACTTAAGCTATTTGGGACTACAGGATAGTGATAAAGTTATTCCTTATATTCAACAAAATATGCCATTACTTTTAAATAACTATTACACTATTCCTTTAGAGGAAATGAAGCAGTTGAACTTACCCGTTGTTAATATTGGTCCTTGGGGGCAGGACTATCATAAACTCACAGAAAGGGTTTATTTACCCGATGCGATTGGTCAAACACCTATGTTAATACTAGAAACAATAAAAATGATTTAG
- a CDS encoding sensor histidine kinase, giving the protein MSIINYLKEKWLIYTFIVASVTFTSTVYKLDRKFTMSKSNATYAIIGFFLLLIIFSTIDYIIYRCRIKNFKSYCRNDALSNEALDLFVYPMDREYGESVHNIFKEYEKFKSDIHTKSSEELEFITKWVHDIKVPIAAMRLILESHDDIGQAFYRRMDTEIAAIEHCSQRVFYNIKANTLYNDYKISEVCTKKLIGDALKNYSSFFSYKRINISISEDNHRVLTDEKWSGYIISQILSNAVKYTPTNGYISINTIKSGNRITIQIKNSGKGILDKDINQIFKKGYTSSEDRDGMKATGYGMYLSKKLSDMLGHELLVESKYGKYAKFSLTFINNDTVYSVIRTH; this is encoded by the coding sequence ATGAGCATTATTAATTATCTAAAGGAAAAATGGTTAATATATACTTTTATTGTAGCTAGTGTTACATTCACTTCTACAGTATATAAATTAGACAGAAAGTTTACTATGTCAAAGTCAAATGCAACATATGCTATTATAGGATTTTTTCTATTACTGATTATATTTAGTACAATAGATTATATTATTTATAGGTGTAGGATAAAGAATTTTAAAAGCTATTGTAGAAATGATGCCTTATCTAATGAAGCCTTGGATTTATTTGTATACCCTATGGATAGAGAATATGGGGAAAGCGTTCATAATATATTTAAGGAATATGAAAAATTTAAATCGGATATACATACAAAGTCCTCGGAGGAATTAGAGTTTATTACAAAATGGGTACATGATATAAAGGTACCCATAGCTGCTATGCGGTTGATTTTAGAAAGTCATGATGATATAGGGCAAGCTTTTTATCGTAGGATGGATACAGAAATAGCAGCTATAGAGCATTGCTCCCAAAGAGTTTTCTATAATATTAAGGCTAATACACTCTATAATGATTACAAAATTTCCGAGGTATGTACCAAAAAATTGATTGGGGACGCCCTTAAGAACTACTCAAGCTTTTTTAGCTATAAAAGGATAAATATATCTATTTCAGAGGATAATCATAGAGTATTAACCGATGAAAAATGGAGTGGATATATCATTTCCCAGATACTTTCAAATGCTGTTAAATATACGCCTACTAATGGATATATATCAATCAATACAATTAAAAGTGGCAATAGAATCACAATACAGATAAAGAACAGTGGTAAAGGGATTTTAGATAAAGACATTAATCAAATATTTAAAAAAGGTTATACTTCATCGGAGGATAGAGATGGAATGAAGGCAACGGGTTATGGGATGTATCTCTCAAAAAAACTTAGTGATATGTTAGGGCACGAGCTTCTTGTGGAATCTAAGTATGGGAAATACGCTAAGTTCAGTCTTACCTTCATAAACAATGACACTGTATATAGTGTGATAAGAACCCACTAA
- a CDS encoding amidohydrolase — translation MTKEKDYCSALIIEDEKIVDLGSDEEILNKAWDEDRIIDLNKKTILPGFIDSHLHLMSTIINEISLNFERATCIEEVLQMISDKAKGLSKGSLLYGNRLSEFTLKERSFPTRQDIDKVAADVAVIISSIEFHTVVLNSYAMHLFNIPFTSNSFEKDICNNFTGKIRNRGSFIARRKMFAMMSDEDHLRGIDSAVQKIISKGVTTTVTMESGSLFHEKHIRLIKDNLRRFPFDVEIFYSTTDIKKAIQYDLTRIGGDIFLDGSFRSQNAAIYQPYSDDLNNYGHLFFTQEELKEFMGQAHSLGLQISVHAVGERAIDMLLDCYEQILRDSNVFDYRHRIEHFELPTTNQIKRVRELGLILAMHPTYEYFFRGKGDMYDTRLGMERSLKTNPFKEILDNDIVVIGCSDSDVMPVDPLLGVHSAVNHPNIYSRVSVFDALKMYTKNGAYSLFDENTKGTIGEGKLADLIMLDKDPLKTDKDKIKYINILNTIKGGKSIYTAAGGIDL, via the coding sequence ATGACTAAGGAGAAGGATTATTGCAGTGCTTTAATCATTGAAGATGAGAAAATTGTAGACCTTGGTAGTGATGAAGAGATATTAAATAAAGCTTGGGATGAGGATAGGATAATTGACCTCAACAAAAAAACGATTTTACCTGGATTTATAGATTCACATCTACACCTTATGTCAACCATAATAAATGAGATTTCTCTCAATTTTGAAAGGGCTACATGTATTGAAGAAGTATTACAGATGATAAGTGATAAAGCTAAGGGACTTTCAAAAGGTAGTTTGCTTTATGGGAATAGACTTTCAGAATTCACTTTGAAGGAGAGAAGCTTTCCTACAAGACAAGATATAGACAAAGTTGCAGCAGATGTTGCTGTAATCATTAGTAGTATTGAATTTCATACCGTAGTATTGAATTCCTATGCAATGCATTTATTCAACATCCCATTTACAAGCAATTCCTTTGAGAAGGATATCTGTAACAATTTTACTGGGAAGATAAGAAATAGAGGAAGCTTTATAGCAAGAAGAAAAATGTTTGCAATGATGAGTGACGAAGATCATTTAAGGGGAATAGACTCTGCTGTACAAAAAATAATAAGTAAAGGGGTAACTACTACAGTAACCATGGAGAGCGGTTCATTATTTCATGAAAAGCATATACGTTTGATTAAAGATAATTTAAGAAGATTTCCTTTTGATGTAGAGATATTTTATTCCACCACTGATATAAAAAAGGCTATACAATATGATCTTACAAGGATAGGTGGAGACATTTTTTTAGATGGATCTTTTAGATCTCAAAATGCAGCCATTTACCAACCTTACTCCGATGATCTCAACAACTATGGACACCTTTTCTTTACACAAGAGGAATTAAAGGAATTCATGGGACAAGCCCATAGTCTAGGACTTCAGATATCTGTACATGCTGTGGGAGAGAGAGCTATAGATATGCTTTTAGATTGCTATGAACAAATTCTTCGAGACTCAAATGTTTTTGATTATCGTCATAGAATTGAGCATTTTGAGCTTCCAACTACTAATCAGATTAAGAGGGTAAGAGAGCTTGGGTTGATTTTAGCAATGCATCCAACATATGAGTATTTTTTTAGGGGGAAAGGAGATATGTATGATACTAGATTAGGTATGGAAAGATCTTTGAAGACAAATCCTTTTAAAGAAATATTAGATAATGATATAGTGGTTATTGGATGCTCAGATAGTGATGTTATGCCAGTAGATCCACTGCTAGGGGTGCATTCTGCAGTAAACCACCCTAATATATATTCTAGAGTATCTGTATTTGATGCATTAAAGATGTATACTAAAAACGGTGCTTATTCGTTATTTGATGAGAATACAAAGGGGACAATTGGAGAAGGCAAGCTTGCAGACTTAATAATGCTAGATAAGGACCCGTTAAAAACTGATAAGGACAAGATAAAGTATATCAATATTCTCAATACAATTAAAGGAGGAAAATCCATATATACAGCTGCTGGGGGGATCGATCTATGA